A stretch of DNA from Allomeiothermus silvanus DSM 9946:
ACCATCGCTCCAAAGTCGAGCCCGGCGCTGCTCACGTAGGCGACGGGCTGGCCGTAGACGGCATCCCGGACCTCGGTTCCGCTATCGCTCCCGGTGATCCACTGTCCGTAGGCATAGCTGGCAAGCTTCATGTTCCCAAGTCTAACGAACGTCCGTTAGAAACTCCAGATTGAGCGAACCGCGGCGTTAGTGCCTCAGCACCTTCCGCACCGCCTCGAGCACCCGCTTGGCGTCGGGCCGGTAGTAGTGTTCTACTGCGCTGAACGGTGGGTACGGCGCGTCCCAGCCCGCTACCCGCAGAATAGGGGCTTGCAGGAAATCGATAGCCTCTTCGGCAATCCGGGCGGCTACCTCTGCCCCGAAGCCCCCGGTGCGCATGGCCTCGTAGACCACCACCGCTCGCCCGGTCTTCTGCACCGACCCCACGATGGTCTCGGTGTCGAGCGGGGTGAGGCTCTCGAGGTCCACCACCTCCAGTTCCACCCCTTCCCTGGCCGCGACCTCGGCGGCTTTTTGACATACCTCGACCATCCCGCCGTAACAGAACAGGCTGGCTGCCTCACCCTCGCGCACGATACGGGCTTTCCCCAAGGGGAGGGTGTAGTAGCCCTGGGGGACCTCGGCCTTCACCCCCCGATAGAGCTTGATGGCCTCGAGGAAGAACACCGGGTCAGGGTCTTCGATCGCCGAGAGGAGCAAGCCTTTGGCCCGCTCGGGGCTCGAGGGGATCACTACCTTCACCCCTGGCACGTGGCACAGCACCGCCTCGGGGCTGTCGGCGTGCTGCTCGGGCGTATGTACTCCCCCGCCGTAGGGAGCACGGATCACCATGGGGATCGAGTAGCGCCCCCGGGTGCGGTGCCGATACCGGCCCAGGTGTGAGAGGATCTGGTCCAGCGCAGGATAGAGGAACCCGGCGAACTGGATTTCTGCCACCGGGCGCATCCCGGCCAGGGCTAGCCCAATCCCGTAGCCCACAATCCCACTTTCGGCCAGAGGGGTGTCGAAGACGCGGTGTTCCCCGTACTTGGCCTGGAGCCCATCCGAGGCGCGGAACACCCCCCCCATCCGGCCCACGTCCTCGCCGAAGAGGAGCACCCTGGGGTCGCGCTCGAGGGCTAAATCCAAAGCTTCGTTAACTGCCTGTACCAGGTTGAGGACCCTCGTCTGGGTCTCAGGAACGATAGCGCTCATCGCATACCCCCCTGCAGGTACTCCCAGGCGGCTCGCTGGTCAGGATTCATCTCGGCGAATACCTCTTCTACGATGCTCCAGGGCGCGGGCTCGGGGGAGCGGTCGGCCTCCTCGAGGGCGGCCAGGAGTTCGGTTTCCAGTTCTTCCACCAGTGCGCTTTCTCGCTGCTCATCCCAAACCCCCAGATACTCCAGGCAGCGCCGCATCCGCATCACCGGATCCTTCCGCTTCCATACCTCGGTCTGTTCCTCGGTGCGGTAGCGCCCGGGGTCGTCCGAGGAGGTGTGCGGGGCAATGCGGTAGGTAAGGGCTTCCAAAAGCGTGGGTCCCCCGCCGCTGCGCGCCCGTTCCACGGCTTCTTGAGCGGCTTTCCACACCGCTACCAGGTCGTTACCGTCTACCACCACCCCAGGGATCCCATATCCTTGGGCACGGCTGGCCACCCGGCGCACCTTCATCTGCTTTTCGGTGGGTACACTGATGGCCCAGCCGTTATTTTGCACCACGAACACCACCGGCGCACCAAACACCGAGGCAAAATTGAGCCCCTCGTGAAAGTCCCCCTCGGAGGTGCCCCCATCGCCGATAAAGGCGGCTACAACCCAGTTCTCCCCGTGATATTTCCCGGCCTGGGCCACGCCCACTGCCTGGGGGATCTGGGTCGCTATAGGGATGTAGAAAGGAAGAATCCGCACCCCCTCGGGGAAGCGCCAGCCACTGGGATCAGCCCGCCAGTACAGGATAGTGGTTGCGATGGGCAGCCCGTGGGTGAGGGCGGCCGCGGTCTCGCGGTAGCTGGGCACCAGCCAGTCGGTCTTCTCGAGGGCCAGCGCCACCCCTACCTGAGCGGCTTCCTGGCCGCGGAAAGGGGGGTAGACCCCGAGCTTGCCCTGCCGCTGGAGCACCAGGGCCCGTTCGTCGAAGTGTCGGGCTCGGCGCAGCGCTCGGTACCCGCTCAAAAGCTTTTCTGGCGGAAAGGGGAGTTCCCCCAACGGAGTGCCGTCGTCTTGTAAATAGCGAAGGGTGTCCACGTCCATAGTTTAGCGGGAGTTCCGAAACTGGGGTCTTCGGCAGGACCATCATTTCCCACCAACAATATGAACCCGGACAAACACATGTGAGACTCTAAGCTGGGATAAAAAGAGGGGAACCGACCAGGAAAGGAGGTTCCCCAGGTGCAGTTTACCACCGTTGGCCGAGAGATATGGAGAGGCGCTAGACAAGCACAGAGGCTGGCCGAGGCCAACGCAAGCGACCCAGAGGTCCAGGAACGTCTGCGCAAGCTCCGACTGGTCAAAGCCCTGCGTGAAAGTAAAAAGAGCTGGAAGGAGATCCAGGACCTGGTCGGGATCAGCCGGGCCACCTACCACCGCTGGCAAAAAGCCCTAAAAGAAAAGGGCCTGGCTGGACTCAAACCCCGCTCCCGCCGCCCTAAGCACCTGCGCACAAAGGTCCACTGGACCCCAGGGCTGCTCATTAGAATAGAAACTCTCCGCAAGGAAAACCCCACCTGGGGACGCTGGTCCATCTGGCTTACCCTCCGCAAGGAGGGTTTCCAGATGAGCGAACGCACGGTGGGGCGCATCCTGGCCTACCTGGAGAAGCACCGACGTATCGAGAGCGTGGCCGGCTACCTGGCCCGGACTCAAAGAGGGAAGCTAAAGCGAAGGGTAAACCGGCCCTACGCCAAAAGGAAGCCCCGAGGATACGAGGCCAGGGCTCCTGGGGACCTGGTCCAGGTGGACACCCTCACCCTGACCTTAGGACCGGGAAGCATGGTCAAGCACTTCTCGGCGATTGACCTCCATAGCCGGTTTGTCCTGGCGGAGGTGCACAGCCGGGCCACGGCTAAGCTTTCTGAGGGGTTCTTGTCCTTGCTTCTGGCCAGGGCCCCTTTTCCCATCCGGGCCATCCAGGTGGATGGGGGCAGCGAGTTCATGGCCGAGTTTGAGGAGGCCTGCTGTGCTCTGGGGATTGCCTTGTTTGTGCTACCGCCGAGGAGTCCTAAACTCAATGGTCACGTGGAGCGGATGCAGCGGACCTTCAAGGAGGAGTTCTACACCCGGCCTTTGCCCACCCCGCTCAGCGAGCTGCAGGCAGAGCTGGATACCTACCTGGACTACTACAACCGCCGAAGGCCTCACATGGCCCTGGGGGGTCTTGCTCCGCTGGAGTTTTTGGCTAAGATGCAAGAGGAGTCGGTTCCTCAAAGAGTCTCAAATGTGTTGACCGATTACACATCCTTGACGCACCCGGGGCTTGCGCCTACAATAGCGTTTGCTGTAGAGCGGGTTTCGACCCGCCCCTATGGTGAGTGTAGCTCAGCCGGTTAGAGCACTGGTCTGTGGAACCAGGGGTCGTGGGTTCAAGTCCCATCACTCACCCCAAGCAGGGTGCAAAGCACAGGGGTCAGGGCTGGGTAACGCTTTGTCTCTGGCCCCTGTACCCGCATCCTTAAGGCCTGCGAGGATGGTGGAATTGGTAGACACGCCAGACTTAGGATCTGGTGCCGCAAGGCGTGGGGGTTCAAGTCCCCCTCCTCGCACCACTTAGGGTTCTTCATCGCCGGGCAAAATGGTGAGCCCGCCGTTACATCCAACCTTCCCAAGCGCCTAAAATAAGCTGTGATCATAGCAAAATACGTGCGAACCACGTTCGGTGAGCTTTTATTGGGGGATCGTGTTCTCCTAGGGAGTGGCCCCAGGCGATTTAGCCGGCTAGCCAAGGGAGAGATCACCGCTATTGGCCGCAATGGCTGGGTGGTGACTTTAGAGATCGATCTCGGCTACCGGATCATTAGCGCCTTGGCATCCCGCAAAATCTGGCGCATAGATTGATCGCAGATCAACCTGATCTTTTCGACATGCTTTGGTACTTGGCGTCTTTACCCTGAAGCCAAATCCGGTTGGTGGCTAAAAATGCGGTTTAGGTTGTACACTGTTGCCTTGGTAACGACTGAGCATCGGTTTGTACCGGATGCCCTGAGTTCGCAAATGAAGAGGTGTCAAGGTGGCAGAGATTCTCGAGCGTGAAGGCTATCGCGTAAAGCTTAGAGTGGAAGTTCCAGCCTCAGAGGTCAATAAGGCCTACGATGCCGTGGTGCGGGAGTATGCGAGCAAGGTGCGGGTTCCGGGATTTCGCCCCGGCAAAGCCCCGGCTAAGGTGATCGAAGCTCGACTGGGCCGCGAGAGTCTGCTGGAAGAAGTCAAGGAGCGGCTCCTCGACACCAGCTACCCCAAGGCAGTGAAGGAGCTCGAGCTGTTCCCGGTAGGGGTCAAGCTGCTCGAGGCCCATCTGGAGCAAGGCCAGCCCTTTACTTATGTAGCCGAGGTGGAGAACTACCCCGAGGTCAAGCTCCCCAACTGGCGGGAGTTCAAGCTCGAGGTCCCTCCCATTGAAATAACCGACGAAATGGTGGAGCAGGCTCTTCAGGAGCTGCGCCAGCGGTATGGGGAGTTGGTGCCGGTAGAGCGGCCTATTGAAGCCAAGGACCAGGTCTTTATCGAAACCGAGGATGGGGCCCGCTTCCCAGTAGATATGGAGAAGGCCCTCGAACACGTCAGAGAGGCCTTATTGGGTAAGTCTGCGGGCGACGAGGTAATGGTCCCGGTCAAGGATGGGGACACCGTGGTCAAGGAACTCAAGACCAAGGTGCTCGAGGTCAAAGCCCTGCAACTTCCCGAGCTCGACGAGGAGTTCGCCAAAACCGTGGGCGAGGAGAGCCTAGAGGTGTTGCGGGGCAAGGTGCGCATGAGCCTAGAGTCCCAGGCGGCCCGGAAGGTGCAAGAGGCCAAGGCGGAGCAACTCTTGGAGAAGCTCGCGGAGGGGCTCGAGGCGGAGATTCCCCCCACCATGCTAAACCGCGAACAGCAGCACCTCCTCGAGCACATGGCCGAGGACCTGCAAAAAGAGAAGACCACCCTGCAGGATTACCTCAAGAAGCTCGAGGAAGAGGGCAAGCTGGAGGAGTTCCGGGCTGATTTGAAAACCTCTGCTGAAAAGCGCATCCGCCGGGCGTTAGCTAAGGAGAAACTACAAGAAGAGCTCGGCACCGAGCTTACGGAGGAGGAGTGGAACGCCTACCTCGCTGACATGGCGCGCGCTTATCGCACCAACGTGGCGAGCTTGAAAAAGGAACTGGGCGAGGAAACCCTCGAGCGCTTAAAGTTGCAGCTGTTGCAGGATAAGGCTTTGGCTGAAGCCCTGCAAAAGCTCGAGTAAAGTTGTGCACTTTACGGAATACTTCTGACGTTGAAGGTTTCGTGTAGAGCGTACGGCGTATGACGTACGTCCCCGTCGAATGTGCCTCGGTGTATTGAAGCTGCCCCAGGTCGGCATGAGAATGAGACCGTAAAAACCGGCTTGTATTTTCAACGTAAGCGATGGCCCTTTGTCCTGGAGGTTGGTACGTAGAATGGGAGGCAGTATGGTAGTTCCCTACGTCATCGAACAGACCGCCCGTGGAGAGCGTGTTTACGACATCTACTCCCGCCTTTTGAAAGACCGCATCATCTTTTTGGGTACACCCATTGACGCTGCTGTCGCCAACACCATCGTGGCCCAGATGCTCTTCCTCGATGCGCAAAACTCCCAGCAGGACATCCGGCTTTACATCAACTGCCCGGGTGGGGAGGTGACGGCGGGCCTGGCCATCTACGACACCATGCAGTTTGTGCGTTCGCCGGTCTCGACGATCTGCGTGGGGATGGCAGCCAGCTTCGGGGCAGTGTTGCTGGCAGCGGGAGCACCGGGCAAACGTTACGCCTTGCCGCACGCTAACATCATGATTCACCAGCCCTGGGTCTCGGGTGGCTTGGGCGGGCAGGTCTCGGACATCATGATCCGGGTGGAGGAGCTTGCTAAGAATAAGCGTCTGCTGAACGAGATCTTAGCCAAGCACACTGGGCAGCGGGTGGAGAAAGTCGAGCGCGACACCGACCGCGACTACTTCATGAGCGCTCCCCAGGCCAAGGAGTATGGGCTGATCGATCAAGTGGTGACCCATGAAGCGGAGTAAACCCGCCTGTAGCTTTTGTGGTCGCCAGCACCCTGAGGTGGCCCACCTTATTGAGTCCCCCTTGGGAGAGGTGTATATCTGCAATGATTGTGTTGGACGAGCGGTGCAGATTTTAGAGGATGAGTCCCCCAAGCAGCACTTCCGGGGGCCACAGCGCCTACCCAAGCCCGCCGAGATCAAGAGCTTCCTCGATCAGTACGTTATCGGTCAGGAGGTTCCCAAACGGGTGCTTTCGGTAGCGGTCTACAACCACTACAAGCGCTTGATGCACCCGGAGGCAGAGATTCAGAAGTCCAACATCCTTCTCATTGGCCCTACCGGCACCGGCAAAACCCTAATGGCCGAGACCCTGGCCCGGATGCTGGATGTACCCTTCGCCATCGCCGACGCCACTACCCTCACGGAGGCGGGTTACGTGGGCGAGGATGTGGAAAACGTGATTCTGCGCCTCTTACAGGCTGCCGACTTCGATGTGGAGGCTGCCGAGCGGGGCATCATCTATATTGACGAAATCGATAAAATCGCTCGTAAATCGGAGAACCCCAGCCTGACCCGCGACGTTTCGGGGGAAGGGGTGCAGCAGGCTTTGCTCAAGATCATCGAGGGAACTATAGCCAACGTGCCTCCTCAGGGCGGGCGCAAACATCCCCATCAGGAGTTTGTACAGGTCAACACCAAGAACATCCTGTTCATCCTGGGCGGGGCGTTTGAGGGGTTGGACCGTATTCTCAAGGCACGGGTGGACCAGCACCCCATCGGCTTTACCAAGGCCAAATTCAACCCAGAAAAGCTCGAGGTCATCCCTGAGGATCTGGTACGCTACGGCTTGATTCCCGAGTTTGTGGGGCGGGTTCCGGTGGTGGTGGGGCTTGACGCGCTCGATGAGGAATCGTTGGTGCGCATCCTCACCGAGCCCAAGAACGCTTTGGTACGCCAATACCAGGAACTCATGCGGATGGAGGGGATCGAGCTCAAGTTCACCCCCGCCGTCTTGCGTGAGGTAGCCCGACGGGCGCTCAAACGCGGTACCGGGGCCCGGGGCTTGCGGGCAGTGATCGAGAAAGCCATGGTGGACCTGATGTATGAGGCTCCTGGATCGGGGGTTTGGGAGATCACCGTAGACCTTCCCCACCTGGATAAACCCCTGGCAGCGCTGGAAGAAGCCCGCTTGCGGCAGGCTTCCTAAGGGTTAGCTGGGGAAATCCTTCTCTATCTACGGGGAGGGATTTTTCTGCGAAAACTCCATAGCACGGTCAAGTAGAAGGGACACCCAAGCCTGGGTGTCCCTGGCCTCAAGCCCTACCGCTAGGGCTGTTTAGGCGCCGGGGTGCTTTCTCCACCCTGGGAGGGGGCGCTAGTTTTGCCCGCCAGCGCGTTCTCGATGCGCTCCTTCCACTTTTCGTAAGGCACATAGCCGTCGTCGAAGAGCTGGCCGTTGACGAAGAAAGTAGGGGTGCCACGCAGTGCGAGCTGGGTGGTGAGATCGCGGTCAGCTAGGACCCCGGCGCGTTTGGAACCTGAACGCAGGCACTCGGCAAAGGGCCCGGCAGGTATCCCCAGTTGGCTGGCCAAGTCAATGAAGAACTGGTCGAGCGCGGCCCCGCTCAACCCGCCCCATAACCGCTGGGCGCGGAACAGTACCTCGTGGTAGTCCCTGTAGCGGTTAGCATCGGCGGCACAAGCGGCGGCTTCCCCCGCCCGAATCACGTTATCCTGGCCGGTGAAAGGGAAGTCGCGGAAGATGTAGCGCACCTTGCCGGTGTCTACGTAATCGCGGAAGATCTCCGGCACGTTGCGTAGGGCGTGGTCGGCGCAATGGGGGCAGAGGTAGTTGGAGAAATCCACGATGGTGACCTTGGCGCTAGGGGAACCGAAGACGAAGCGGGCTCCTGCGGCAGGGTCAGCGGCAGTAGGTTTAGGGCGCAAAAACACAAAGAGTACTACCGCGAGAACCACAGCAATTACCGCAACGATCAAAAACAGCCCGCGCTGGGGGGAGGGGTTAGCCTTCTGCATCACTGCATTCTACTGGGATTTCTGAGAAGAAAGATGGCTTATCGCGGGTCGGATTCAAGGTTGGTAGGGCGCTTGACGGGCCTCGCCTTCTTCCGTCAGGTAGAAGGGCAAGGCGTCGGTGGAGACCATAGTTTCCCGCTGAATGGCCTCGAGCAGATCCTTGGGCAACACGAACATGGCCTCGATAAAGGAGGCGTTGAGGTGACGCAGCCCCAGGCCACGCTCGCGGATTCGGGTTTCCAGGGTCCCCTCGGAGAAGGCCGCCGGGTCAAAGGCATCAGAGGCCAAGATAAACCCGAAGTTGAGGAAGAAACCGGGGATGTAATTGTGGTAGCTGCGGGTATGGCGGAATACCTCGCGCACGGTGCGGTGGGTGACGGGGTGTTGGTGGTGGTGGGTTAGGAGCAGCATCCCGGCCTGCATAGCGACTACTCCACCGGGGTTGAGCCGGCGCTTTACCAGCTCGTAGAACTCCACCGTGAAAAGGAGCCGGGCTGGGTTTTCCTCGCCGACCGGGTCATTGAGGTCAATGAGGATCACGTCATAGGTATCGGGGTGGGTCTCGAGCCAGCCCCGGGCGTCCTCGGTGATCACCGTGGCCCGCGGATCGTCGAAAGCTCCCTGGTGCCACTCCGGTAGCAACGTCTTGGCCATCTCTACTAACTCATCGTCGATGTCGCACATCACCGCCCGCTCGACGGTCTTGTACTTCAATACTTCGCGAAGCGTGGCTCCCTCGCCGCCGCCGACGATAAAGACGCTCTTAGGCTCGGGGTGGGCCAGCATCGCTGGATGTACCAAGGTTTCGTGATAGATGTACTCGTCCTTCTCGGTGGACTGTACGTCCTTATCGAGCACTAGTACCTTACCGAAAGCCGTGGTCTCGAAGATGAAGTAGTCCTGGAAGCGGGTACGCCCCGAAGCCAACACTTTGTTCATACGCCGCGATATGGCTTCATAGGGGGTGACCTGCTCGAGGTAGTACATTCCGTATTCCATATGCACCTCCTGCAATGTGCAGGATAAGCGGAGGTCTATCAGGTCTCAACCTGAAGGCCCGCACCCTTTAGGCCTGTTGCCCATCCTTCGGATTGTGCCGCTTGATCTCGTGCTCGGTGGGCCGCCAATACTCAAACGAAGACTCTTCACGGGCTCCAAAGGCTCGAGCTAGCCCCCGCAAGACGCTCTCAGGGTTCACTCCGGATTGGTAGAAATACAAATCCAACGCCGCCGAGGCGTCATCCTCGGGCCAAGTGTGGATCATTACTGCTGCCACCGGGCTTACGATGGCTGCGGAGAGCCCTTGGGGGTAGAACTTGTACACTACCCCTTGCACCGAGGCAGTAGGGGCGCCCAGCTTTACCACTGCGTCTTTAAGCGCGGTCTCGACTAAGCGGGGATTTTCCAGCACCTCGAGGTTGCAGCCGTAGATCTCGGCCACCCAGCGGCCACCAGGTACGCCTTGGGGGCTATTTTGCTCGGGGACACCTTCGCTTGCCACGAGCCGTTATCTTACCACAGGGCGAGCAGAAGCGGAGCCTGACCATAACAGCCCTATCAGGACGAGGCTACACGCTGCCATCAGGATGCTTACCCCATCGAGTGGGGTAGTGTTCCCCCATACCCATCCCAGGGGAGTGAAGAAAGGGAGCCCGACGCTACGGGTGAGTATGAAAAGGACCAGAATGGCCCCATTAAGCCATAGCCCGACCCGGTTGGCCCGCCGCACCGCCGGGCTTTCCTCGTCTAGCAGACCCAAGTCGATCAGGATCAGAAAGAAGGCGAAGGCAGCTTGCAACGCCATCCCAAGCAGGAAAAACTGGGCATAAAAGGTCTCCGCCGAGAATGGGTCAAAGGAGCCGAAAGCTCCGCAGAGCCCGCCGCCTAGCGGGGTCTTGGCCCAGCCCAGAAGTTGCAGGAGAAAAGGCAAGAAGGAAAGCCCGACAACCCAGCGCCGCGCCTGCATGGCCCTATGGTGCAAGATATCCTAGCCCCGCTCAAGGGACTAAGTTACCGGAGGTATGCGCAGGGCCTGAAACTCTCGCTGAAGAAGCTCGCTGACGGCGTAGCACAACTCGGGGTGGTTCGCCCGCAGCATTGGCAACCGCGCCAGACCCAGTACCACGGACTAGCAGATGGATCTTGGCTGCCGGCTAGTTGGCATCCCGCCCGAAGTATTCCCCTAATTGGTCTCGAGTGATCAGTACCTCGCGGGGCTTGGAACCTTGGTGGGGGCCGACGATACCCATCGCCTCGAGCGCATCTACCAGCTTCCCAGCCCGGGCGTGCCCCACCGAGAGCCGCCGCTGGAGGCGGCTCACTGAGGCATACCCCTCCTCGATCACGATTTCAGCAGCCTTCTTTAGCAGGGGATCGCCAAAGTCAACCTCGCCCGAGGGGCCTCCGCCCTCTGAGCCCAGGTGGAGCGGCCCTTCGAAGTCGGAGCCGTAGCGCTCAGCAAAGGAGTCCTCGAAGCTTTGCGCGCGCAGGAAGTCGGCAATGCGGTGTACCTCGTTCTCTGAGAGGAAAGGCCCTTGCAGACGCACCGGCTTGGGTAAGCCCGGCTGGTGGAAAAGCATGTCGCCCTGGCCTACCAACCGCTCGGCCCCTACCGTGTCGAGGATGGTTCGTGAGTCGAAGCCTGAGGACACCGCGAAGGCCATTCGGGCCGGGATATTCACCTTGATCAGGGAGGTCAGGATGTCTACCGAGGGGCGCTGGGTAGCCAGGATCAGGTGCATCCCCGTGGCCCGGGCCATCTGGGCCAGGCGTAGGATGGCCTGCTCGACTTCCTTGGGGGCGGTGATCATCAAGTCGGCTAGCTCATCGATGACGATGATCAGGTAAGGGAGAGGTTCCTCTCCTGCAGCGCGCATCTTCTCATTGAACTGCTCGAGGTTACGGGCCCCCACCTGGCTCATCATCTTGTAGCGCCGCTCCATGTGGGCCACCGCGCCCAGGAGCACCCCCGCGGCGTCGGCAGGGTTGGTCACGACGGGGCGGACTAGGTGGGGGATGCCCTCATAGGGGGTCAGCTCGACCATCTTGGGGTCGATCATCAAGAAACGCAGCTCGGTGGGCAAGAACTTGAAGAGCAGGCTGGTGATGAGGGTGTTGATCGCCACCGATTTGCCCGAGCCGGTGGAACCGGCGATGAGAAGGTGAGGCATCCGAGCCAGATCCTTGACCCAAACCTCTCCCTCGATGCTCTTGCCCAGCACTAGCGGCAAGCGGTCGCGGCTGCGGGCGAAGTTGGCGTGGCTGATAGCTTCGCTGTAGCGCACCAGCTCGCGTTCGGCGTTAGGAACCTCGAGCCCGATCACGCTCTTGCCGGGGATGGGGGCTTCGATCCGCACCGATCCGGCCGCCAAAGCCCGGGCCAGGTCATTGGCCAGGTTCGCCACCCGGCTGATCTTCTCGCCGGGGGCGGGCTCGAGCTCGAAGCGGGTCACGGTGGGCCCACGTGACCAAGCCACTACCCGAGCCTCGATGCCAAAGCTCTTGAGGGTAGCGTCTATGGTGTCGGCTACTCGACGGGTGGCAGCCTCGAGGGCCTTGGGGTCGTATTTGAGGGCCTCGGGCGGGTCCAGAAGCTTGACATCGGGAAGGGTGAGGGCGGTGGTAGTGGGCTGGGCCGAGCCGCGAGCCGGTTTGTTGGCTTTGGGGGTTGGGGTCGGCTTAACAGGCTGGACTACGGGCTCTTGCACCGGGTCGGGGAACACCAGGTCGAGGTCGAGTTGGAGGCCATCCTCCAGCGCATCCTGGGGCTCGAGGGGCTTCTTAGGGACTTCTACCCAGGCGGGAGGCGAGGCGGCAAGGCCACCCGCCAAGAGGATGCGCAGCCCGCCGGGATGGGCCTCCTCGGGAGTGCCCTCGAGCCACTCTACCCAGCGCAGCCAGGCATCGGCGCGCCCCTCCAGGTCAGGGGTCAGCCCGTCCAGCTCGGCCCACTGCTCCAGCCGCTCGCGATGAGCCTCCCAGGCGGCGAAAAGCGTTTTGACCTCGAGCCTACTGCCCAGGGATTTTTCGGCGGCCTCGGCGGCTTTGCTCAAGCTGAAGGCCTTCTGGATCAGGGTGGAGGTTTCCAGTTTGAGAGCCGCCCGGCGCTCCTCAAGCGCCTTGGCCAGATCCCCGGCTCCGGCCACCGGGGCGGCCAGAGCCTGCGCCAGCCGTTCCAGGCGGGGGATCAGCGGGCGGGGTTCGGCCCGGATCTGAGTGGCGAGTTCTTGGGCCCGTTCGCTCAGGAAACCCTCGAGTGTACTTTGGTAACCGGCCAGGGTATTGGCATCGCGAGGGGTTTTTAGAAAAGCTGCGAGGTCGCGCTCGAGGGCGGCGATGGCCTTATGGTCAGGATAGCGCTCGCTCAGGAGCCGGGCCTGTCGCAGTAAGTGGGCGGCTTGCCGGGATAGCCGGTAGGCCCGCCAGACCCGGCCCCCGGCCTGGCCACCGCGCCGGATGCCCATCAGCACGAGCTTACCTGGGGTCTGGCGCAGCATCAGATCCACTACGCCCGTCAGCAGCAGCAGCGGTATCAACAGACCCGCCGCACC
This window harbors:
- a CDS encoding FtsK/SpoIIIE family DNA translocase; amino-acid sequence: MAKPKPKAKEKRREADPVSRHRDLEALALFLFGLAVFLGFYLYAPAALVGELGAWVRRLFYGHVGIVSYLLPPTLAGWGLLALLGRPVRGFFFWVGLILLGALVTTPLFAALKPGLGGELGRVTLDFLSQRLGAAGLLIPLLLLTGVVDLMLRQTPGKLVLMGIRRGGQAGGRVWRAYRLSRQAAHLLRQARLLSERYPDHKAIAALERDLAAFLKTPRDANTLAGYQSTLEGFLSERAQELATQIRAEPRPLIPRLERLAQALAAPVAGAGDLAKALEERRAALKLETSTLIQKAFSLSKAAEAAEKSLGSRLEVKTLFAAWEAHRERLEQWAELDGLTPDLEGRADAWLRWVEWLEGTPEEAHPGGLRILLAGGLAASPPAWVEVPKKPLEPQDALEDGLQLDLDLVFPDPVQEPVVQPVKPTPTPKANKPARGSAQPTTTALTLPDVKLLDPPEALKYDPKALEAATRRVADTIDATLKSFGIEARVVAWSRGPTVTRFELEPAPGEKISRVANLANDLARALAAGSVRIEAPIPGKSVIGLEVPNAERELVRYSEAISHANFARSRDRLPLVLGKSIEGEVWVKDLARMPHLLIAGSTGSGKSVAINTLITSLLFKFLPTELRFLMIDPKMVELTPYEGIPHLVRPVVTNPADAAGVLLGAVAHMERRYKMMSQVGARNLEQFNEKMRAAGEEPLPYLIIVIDELADLMITAPKEVEQAILRLAQMARATGMHLILATQRPSVDILTSLIKVNIPARMAFAVSSGFDSRTILDTVGAERLVGQGDMLFHQPGLPKPVRLQGPFLSENEVHRIADFLRAQSFEDSFAERYGSDFEGPLHLGSEGGGPSGEVDFGDPLLKKAAEIVIEEGYASVSRLQRRLSVGHARAGKLVDALEAMGIVGPHQGSKPREVLITRDQLGEYFGRDAN
- the speD gene encoding S-adenosylmethionine decarboxylase; the encoded protein is MASEGVPEQNSPQGVPGGRWVAEIYGCNLEVLENPRLVETALKDAVVKLGAPTASVQGVVYKFYPQGLSAAIVSPVAAVMIHTWPEDDASAALDLYFYQSGVNPESVLRGLARAFGAREESSFEYWRPTEHEIKRHNPKDGQQA